A genomic region of Solanum dulcamara chromosome 2, daSolDulc1.2, whole genome shotgun sequence contains the following coding sequences:
- the LOC129880378 gene encoding uncharacterized protein LOC129880378, translating to MIVRWWITALQLTELFVSSLVHLAYGFYIFSTAVAGDLSQALSDCFYKNNLEVNLKSEDAKENVTSTKDLPPIVLVHGIFGFGKGRLGGLSYFAGAEKKDNRVLVPDLGSLTSVYDRACELFYYLKGGQVDYGEEHSKACGHSQFGRIYEQGHYPEWDEDHPIHFVGHSAGAQVVRVLQQMLADKAFKGYENTCENWVLSITSLSGAFNGTTRTYFDGMNPEDGKSLRPVSLLQLCRIGVIIYDWFDIPWLKNYYNFGFDHFNISWRKIGIWGLIDCLLGSTGPFASGDWILPDLTLQGSIKLNSHLHTFPSTYYFSYATKRTSKVMGLTVPSGILGIHPLLFIRVLQMSLWRHPPDVPPPYKGYRDEDWWDNDGALNTISMTHPRLPVEHPSQLVVKDSDCQPFLPGIWYYKIVEGDHILFIVNRERAGVQFDLIYDSIFERCRKHAFRKNPTMPNHII from the exons ATGATAGTTAGGTGGTGGATAACAGCACTGCAATTGACAGAGCTGTTTGTGAGTTCTTTGGTTCATTTGGCTTATGGGTTTTACATATTTAGCACAGCCGTGGCTGGTGACCTTTCTCAGGCTTTAAGCGATTGTTTTTACAAGAATAATTTGGAGGTTAACTTGAAATCAGAGGATGCAAAGGAGAATGTAACAAGTACAAAAGATCTGCCTCCCATTGTCTTGGTTCATGGAatatttggttttggaaaaggg AGATTAGGAGGGCTTTCATATTTTGCTGGTGCAGAGAAGAAGGATAATAGGGTTCTTGTGCCTGATTTGGGGTCGTTAACTAGCGTGTATGACAG GGCTTGTGAGttgttttattatttgaaaGGAGGGCAGGTTGACTATGGGGAAGAACACAGTAAAGCTTGTGGGCATTCCCAATTTGGACGAATTTATGAACAAG GGCATTATCCAGAATGGGATGAAGATCACCCTATTCATTTTGTTGGACATTCAGCTGGAGCACAGGTTGTTCGAGTTTTGCAACAAATGCTAGCTGATAAG GCATTTAAGGGTTATGAGAACACTTGTGAGAACTGGGTCTTAAGCATCACATCATTGTCTGGAGCATTCAATGGGACTACAAGAACCTACTTTGATGGAATGAA TCCTGAAGATGGGAAGTCCTTGAGGCCTGTGTCTTTGCTTCAGCTTTGCCGCATTGGAGTAATAATTTATGATTGGTTTGACATACCCTGGCTAAAGAACTATTATAACTTTGGGTTTGATCACTTTAACATATCCTGGAGAAAAATTGGAATATGGGGTCTTATTGATTGCCTCTTAGGAAGTACTGGTCCATTTGCTTCAGGGGACTGGATACTTCCAGATCTTACCCTCCAGGGGTCGATCAAGTTGAACAGCCACTTGCATACGTTTCCTAGCACGTACTACTTCAGCTATGCTACCAAGCGTACGAGCAAAGTCATGGGTCTAACCGTTCCTTCTGGAATACTAGGGATACATCCTCTGCTGTTCATTAGAGTCCTGCAAATGAGTCTATGGCGCCACCCTCCTGATGTCCCTCCCCCATATAAGGGCTATAG GGATGAGGATTGGTGGGACAATGATGGTGCACTCAACACTATATCTATGACACATCCTCGTCTCCCAGTTGAGCATCCAAGTCAACTGGTTGTTAAAGATTCTGATTGCCAGCCTTTCCTACCTGGCATCTG GTACTATAAGATTGTCGAAGGTGATCACATTCTTTTCATTGTGAATCGTGAAAGAGCTGGAGTTCAATTTGATTTGATCTACGACAGCATATTTGAGCGCTGCAGGAAGCATGCCTTCAGAAAGAATCCGACGATGCCAAACCATATAATTTAA